In the Salvelinus namaycush isolate Seneca chromosome 35, SaNama_1.0, whole genome shotgun sequence genome, one interval contains:
- the LOC120029756 gene encoding charged multivesicular body protein 2a, giving the protein MEFLFGKRKTPEEMLRQNQRALNRAMRDLDRERQRLEQQEKKIIADIKKMAKQGQMDAVKIMAKDLVRTRHYVKKFIMMRANIQAVSLKIQTLKSNNSMAQAMKGVTKAMATMNRQMKLPQIQKIMMEFERQSEIMDMKEEMMNDAIDDAMGDEDDEEESDAVVSQVLDELGLNLSDELSNLPSTGGSLSVAGGKKAEPQPALADADADLEERLNNLRRD; this is encoded by the exons ATGGAGTTCCTGTTTGGGAAGAGGAAGACCCCAGAGGAGATGCTGAGGCAGAACCAGAGGGCACTGAATCGGGCCATGAGAGATCTGGACAGAGAGCGACAAAGACTGGAGCAGCAGGAGAAGAAAATAATAGCTGACATTAAGAAAATGGCCAAACAAGGACAAATG GATGCTGTCAAGATCATGGCGAAGGACTTGGTTCGCACAAGGCACTATGTGAAGAAATTTATTATGATGAGGGCAAATATCCAGGCAGTCAGTCTGAAAATCCAGACTCTCAAGTCAAACAACAGCATGGCACAGGCAATGAAAGGAGTTACCAAAGCCATGGCTACCATGAACAGACAG ATGAAGTTGCCACAGATTCAGAAGATCATGATGGAGTTTGAACGACAGAGTGAGATCATGGACATGAAAGAGGAGATGATGAATGATGCCATAGATGATGCCAtgggtgatgaggatgatgaagaAGAGAG TGATGCCGTTGTGTCCCAAGTGTTGGACGAGCTGGGTCTCAATCTCTCTGACGAACTCTCAA ATCTGCCATCCACGGGAGGTAGCCTCTCAGTGGCAGGTGGGAAGAAAGCTGAACCCCAGCCAGCTCTGGCAGATGCAGATGCTGACCTGGAAGAGAGACTGAATAACCTCAGGAGAGACTGA